In the genome of Bradyrhizobium ottawaense, the window CTACGAGGCTTACCGGGACTGCGACGGCCGGAATCGCGGTGGCCCGCATGTTTCCGAGAAACAGATAGACCACGATCACAACCAGGACGAAGGCCTCGCCCAAAGTCCACAGCACCTCCATGATCGTGTCCCGGACGAAGGTCGTGGAGTCGTATTGCACGAGATAACCGAGCCCTGCCGGAAACCGGCCGGACAGCCGCTGCATCGTGTCCGCGACCGCGCGCGCGGTGGTCACCGCGTTGGCGCCGGGGGCGAGGTAGATCGCAATCGGAACGGCAGCTCGCCCGTCGATCCGGGCTTCGCTGTCGAGATTTTGCGCGCCCAGCTCGACGCGGGCGACGTCCCTGACCAGCAGCGAGGATCCGTCCCGATCGGCGCGCAGCACGATGTTGGCGAATTGATCGGCGGTGGCGAGGCGGCCCATCGTCTGCACGTTGAACTGGAACTGCTGATCGTCGCTGATCGGCCGCGCGCCAATGCGGCCGACGGGAGCCTGGACGCTCTGTGCGCGAATGGCGGCGACCACGTCCGAGGGGGTCAGGTTGAGGCTGGTGAGGCGCTGCGTATCGAACCAGATCCGCATCGAATAATTCATCTTGGCGAACAGATTGGCCTGGCCGACGCCCGGCGTGCTCGCAATCGCGTCCAGCACGTTGATGATGGCATAATTGGTGATGAAGAGCGGGTCCTGCCGACCATCTGCACTGTAGAGCACCAGGAACTGCAGGATCGAAGAGGATCGCTTCTGGACGGTCACGCCCTGCTGTTGCACTTCCGTGGGCAATTGCGACAATGCGCTCTGGACGCGATTATTGACGTTGACCGTGTTGATGTCGGGATTGGTGCCGAGCGCGAACGAAACCGTCAGCGTGTAGCTGCCGTCGTTGCCGCTGGTCGACTTCATATAGAGCGCGCGGTCGACGCCGACCACCTGCGCCTCCAACGGCTGTGCGACGCTGCTCTCCACGACCTCGGCGGAGGCGCCGGGAAAGTTCGCGGCTACGGTGACTTGCGGCGGCACGATATCGGGAAACTGCGCCACCGGGATCTGCGTGAGCGCCAGTGCGCCGGCGATGGTGATGACAAAGGCGATCACCATCGAAAGACGCGGCCGGTCGACGAAGACGCTCGATATCATTGGCTGCCGCCCTTGGGGGTTCGGGGCAGGGGAGCGCGCGCCCCTTGCGGAGCCGCCTCGCCGGTTGAATCCTTCATGCTCGACAAGATCAGTGGACTTGCCGGCTCTGGAGAGATGGTTTGTCCGGCGCGAACACGCTGCAAACCTTCCGCGATCACCTTGTCACCGGCCGTCAATCCGCTGATGACGGCAGCGATCGTGGGAGTCGATTGCCCGAGCTGAATGCGCCGCTGCTCCGCCTTGTCGTTTGCGCCGACGACGAGAACGTAGTCGCCGCGCTGGTCGGACAGCACTGCTGAGCGCGGGATCGCCAGCACCTCGATAGGCTGGACTCCTTCGAGGACGACGGTGACGAATTCGCCGTTGGTGAGCTCGTGGACGGTAACGCCCGCCGCCGAGGGAGCGCGCAGGATCGGGTTGGCGATCTCTCCGCGCACCGTGATCGTGTCGGTGTTCTGCGCGATGGTGTTGTCGACGAAATTCAGCTTGCCGGATTGCCCATACATGCGCCCGTCGGGCAGCCGCAATCGGATCGTCACCGCTTCGAGGCCGCCTTGGGGGCCGTAGCGTTCGCGCAACTCGAGCCCCTGGCGCAGCGGCACCGGGAACGTGACATACATTGGATCCTGGCTGACGATCGTGGTCAGCACGCCCGAATTCGGACTGACGATGTTGCCTTCCGTCACGGCCGTGCGTCCGATCTTGCCGTCGATCGGCGCGCTGATGATGGTGTAGTCGAGGTTGATCTGCGAGGCCTGGACCTGCGCCTGTGCAGCTTTGACTTGCGCCTCGAGGCTGCGCTGGCTCGCGAGCGCGGCATCGTAGGTCGATTGCTGCCCGGCCGGTCCGCCAAGCAGGGTGCGGGCGCGCTCGGTGGTCAATTTGGCATTCTCGAGCGTCGCTTCGAGCTGTGCTACCTGCGCCTGCTTGGCGGCGACATCCGCCTCGAACGGGCCGCGTTCGAGCCGGTAAAGCTGCTCGCCTTTCCTGATTTCCGCGCCCTCGGTGAACAGCCGCTGCTCCAGAAAAGCGGTGACGCGAGCGGCAATATTTACCTGGTTGATGGCCTCGATCCGGCCGAGAAACTCACTGCTCTCGGTGATCGGCCGCTGCGCCGCTTCGACGACGCCGACGGCAGGTGCGGGTGGAGCTGGCTGCGGCCGCGCGGGTTCGCCGGCCAACAATGTCACGAGGCTCGCCGCCAGCAGTCCGAGCCGGACGTCAGCAAGGTTCATCGTCCGCTCCCTGCACCAGGCTCGGAACTGCCGGCGTCAGGCCTCCGCGATTCGACCAGCTGAGCTAGTCCCGCGCGGTTCGGTTACTGCGCGCCGGCTCGTCGTAGCCCTTGCGATGGCTATAGAACATCAGCGCGATCAGGCCGCAGCCGAGCACCAGAACGAGGATCGCAGCCGCCGCCAGCACGATGTTCCCGTATGGCGGCATCGAGGGCGTCGCCCTCCAGACTGACACGCAGAACCAGCTCGCGCCGAGGAAAAGCACTGCCAGCACGGCGACGAGGAGCCATTGGTTCTTGTTGCGTACCATTTCCTCATCCCCTTCGGACTACCAGCGCCATCCGCAATGACGGCGCCCACGATGCCACCAACAAACCCAGCGGCGGCGTCGGCGCGGTCGCGGGCCCCAGCCAGGACGAGACGGGCCCCAGCCGGGTCGCGGCGGAGGTCCCCATTGCACCGGGATGGCGCGATCTTCCGGTGCCCGGCCGGCCCGAGAGAGATCGGGATCGACCGGCATTGCGTCCGCAACACCGATGAGGTGCGCGCCGGACGCTCCGATCGCGGCGGCGGCAATAGCGTTCATCGCAAGGCTGAGGAAGACGCGGCGACTGGGAGCATCCATGGTTGTTCTCTCCTCTGTTATCCGGTCGTTCGCACCGATTGCAGCGCATAGAGCAGCCATGCCAGGCCATGGGCAATCAGGTCGACGCCCAACAAGAAGCCGAGAGCCCAAGCGCTGATGGTGGGGAAGCCGAACAGGACCAGCACGCCGGCGATCACCGCGAAGACGCCCGAGATCAGCATCATCCATCCGTTTTGCCGCCAATAGGCAAAGCTCAGCACGCATCGAATGACACCCGAAGCGAACAGCACCGCGCCGAGGAAATAGGTCAGGATCAGTGCGCCCGAGACCGGCTGGGTGAGCAGCACGACACCGAAGGCGAGGTAGAGCGCGCCGAGCACGACTTGCCAAAGGAACCCGCCCCATCCCTTGGTCCAGAAGGCGTGGGCAATCTCGAATGCGCCGGCGGCGATCGCGATGAGCCCGATGAGCTTGACACTGACGACGGTGGCGAAGGCAAGGTCGCCGAGCGCGAGCAGGCCGGCGGCGATCAGGACGACGCCGAGGAGTGCACAAACCCACAGCGGCGGAGCAACCACGGCATCGAGACTCCCGCGACTGTCATACACTGTCATGCGATCCTCCTGGGCGGTTACGGCCCGATCGAGCATGCATCGGATCCTAACGTCGAACACCCGACGCCGACATCGGACGAAACCCTGAGCGGCGGGGCGGGAATGTTCTCATCCTCTCCCTGCGCGGACCGGCATCAAGAGCAGACCGAACCGCGGGACCGAGACGGCGGGATCAGAGACCGCCTCGCGGTCCCAATGTCAGATGAGTCACGCCAGCCGCGAGATTGAGCCCGATCGAGCGTTCGACCGAGATCGGCTGCAGCATCACGCTCCTCCGCGAGCCGCCGACCAGGACGTTGGCGCCGAGGCCGGGACCGAATGCAAAATTGCCGCTCGCGCCGACATAACTGCCGCGCAACGTGCCGGGGCCTATCCGCGAGTTCCTGGCGAAGACGGCCCAGGATAGAGCGCCGGCGCTGGTCACACCGATATCAACGCCGACGCGCCGTATCCGTCCCTCGTAGACGTACTGCCGGGGCGGGCGCAGCGCGTTGAACACGCAACGCAGCGCCTGCGTCGATCCAAGCACCAGTCCGACGCGTGGCTCCGAGGAGCACAGGAGCCTGCCGACCCTGAATCTCTCGGCTTGCGCGGGCGAGGTGACGGCGCAAAGAACGACGGATGCGCCGATGGCGGCAAGATATCTCAACGCTTGCATTCAATCCTCCCGTTGGCTCGTGATGTCCCTGGCGGCGCTCTGCGAGGGGCTGCCGTCCTGGCGCCACCAGAACGAGATGGCGAGGCCAATCAGCAGCACCGCCCCGAGCAGGAAGAAGAAGATGGATTGCTTCAGCCAGGATATCGCCGGAACGGCGGCGCCCATCGCAAGGCCAAGGAAGGCGATCTGCAACGACAGCAGGCTCAGGCCCGCAAGGAACGTGCCGAGCGCGAGCAACGTCAGCAGGACGAGTCCCGTTGCAGGGGTCGGAAGCAATTGCTGCACGCCGGAGACCAGCATGATGTTCATCGTGATCAGGACCGCGATCCAGTGCAGGGCCTGCGTCCAGATCAGCCGGATCTGGCCCTCCTTGCCCTCTATCTCCGGCCACTTGGTGACAACGCAGACCACGCCGATGGCGAGCGCCAGGAACTCCCAATAGCCGGTCAACGGCTGGTGCGAGACGTTGGTGTAGGCAACGCCGACGATGGCGAGCAGCAGCGCGACGACATAGGGAAGTTGCTGCCACAGGAAACGGGCCGTTGTCGAACGCGCCGGGGCATCATTCGAATGCGCTTCGAACTCGCTCATGGCTGCTCACTCGCAATCGATCGTGGCTTGGGTCCGCCACCCAGATAGTCCTCGACATAAAACCTGACGATCGCAACCCGACCGATCGCAACCAGCGGCATCGCGACCGCTACGCCCATGACGCCGAACTGAGCGCCGAGAAGGACGATCGCAACCAGTGTCCACGCCGGAGGGGTCTCGACCGCCTGGCGCTGGATCAGTGGGCCGATCACGTAGCCCTCGATCGACTGGATGATGGTGTACACGGCGACCGCCCAGATCAGGAGCGATGCGCCGAGCGGCATCGCGACGAGCGCGATCGGGATCGCGGCAACGATCGGCCCGAGATAGGGAATGAAGTTCGACAGACCGGCTTGAAGTCCGAGCACGAAGGGACCGGGCAGCCCGATGAGATAGAGCGCGAGCCACACGCACAACGTCATCAGCATGATGCGGATCAATTGTCCGACGAACCACAGCCGCATGACGTTGCCCATCTCGTCCATCACGGCGCGCGCACGGGCGCGATGGGAATGCCTGACCAGCGCGATCACGCTTTCGCGGTGGCCGGTGGGATCGAAAGCGAAGAGAATGCCGAGGAACAGGATCACCAGCACGGCGGTCAAGAGGCTCGACGCTCCGCCGAGCAGAAACTGAGCGTGGCTGAAGAACCGGCCCTGATCGGCGAACAGCCATTGTGCAAAGTCGCGGCCCCATTCCGGGCCGAGCAGGTCCACGCCATACGACAGCAGGTGTTCCTGGAGCAGATCAACCTGCGCATCCATCACTTTCAGAAGCAGGCGTGTCTGTTCCGGCAACTTGCGCGCGCCCCAGGCGAGGCCGAAACAAGAGAGCGCGGACAGAAGCAAGACAACGAGCGTCAACCGCCAGGCTCGTTTGAGTGGAAGGACCGGCGCCAAAGCTCGCGCCAATGCGTCCAGGAAGGCGGCGAACAGCACCCCGGCAAAGACAATCAGAAGGCTGGAGACCATTTGCCAGATCAGGAATAAAGCGACGCCGGCGGCGAGGAGGGTGAGACCGACGGCTAGCAGGCTTGGCCGTCCGGCTTCTCCGGGCTCGTCGGCAGCGTTCTCATGCCGGGGGAGCTCTCGGTATTCTTCGGAGCGCATGCCGGATCCGCTGTCAGGTTGATCCATTGAAGGGGCCACTACGATGTCTCAGGTGCGAAGGCGGCGGCTGCCATAATGCGGGTGTCTGCCGCCGCGATGACGCCAGTACCGGTGCTTTGTCGGGTTGGTGTTGGTGTTCGGGGGCGCCTCCTTTTTGGATGTGGCGGTCCCGATCTGCTTTGCCATCGCCGCGCTGTCGTCTTTCGATTGCGCGAGCGTGACGGTGGGCGGCGCCGCGACGGCCAGCAACCCGGCAAGGAGCAAGCTGCAACGCGTGATCGTCATGTTCATGTTCGCTTCCCTACAATCAAAGACGCTGGGTCAGATCGAAATGGCACCGACGGCGAGCCCATAGACTCCACCGGCCGCCGCGATTGCGACCGCCGCAAACAGGATGGCTTCGGTTCTCGTGAATGTGCTTTCCTTGCGCTCGCGTTTGGCCATCAGGAACAGCAAGGTTCCGGGCGCGTAGAGGATCGAGGACAGCAGGAGAAACTTTGGTCCGCCGGCGTAGATCATCGCGGCGGCGTAGAGCGTCGCAACGGCGGCGCGGATCCAATCGGTCGTGCGGGCGCGCTCGCCGGCGTAATAGGTCTCGCCGGTCGATGCGAGCTTGAGGCCGTAGGCCGCGACGAGAACGTAGGGAATCAGCGTCATCGCGCTCGTCATCTTCAGTGCGAGCGTGAAGGCATATTCGGCGAACCAGCTGACGAGCAGAAACGCCTGGATCACACAGTTGGTCAGCCAGAGCGCACCGACAGGAACCTTGTTCGCATTCTCACGCGCGAGAAAGGACGGCATCGTGTGGTGCATCGCCGCCGAATGCAGGATCTCCGCGGCGAGCAGCGACCAGGACAGATAGTTGCCGAGGATCGAGATCAACAGGGCCAGGCTGATGAACACGCTGCCCCAGCGCCCGACCATTGATTCCATCACGCCTGCCATCGACGGCGTCGAAAGATCCGCCAGCTCGCTCCGCGGCAACACGCCGTAGGACAGCAGCGTCACCAGGACGAGCAGGCAGAGAACGCTCAAGAAGCCCACCACCGTCGCAATGCCGATGTCGGCGCGATTCCTGGCGTAGCGCGAATAGACGCTCGCGCCCTCGACGCCGACGAACACGAATACGGTAAGCAGCATCGTAGAGCGCACCTGGCTCAGCACCTGCTGGAGATTGGGCGGCTCAGTTCCCCAGAAATTCTGCACCAACAGGTCGCGATCGAGGACGAACGCGGCCACGACGATGAACAGGAGTATCGGAACGATCTTTGCGAAGGTTGCAATCGTGTTGAGCCTGGCCGCGCCCCTGATGCCCCGCAGCACGAGAAAGTGCACACTCCACAAAAGCAGTGTCGCCGATGCAATGGCCGTCGGCGTCGTGCCGTCGCCAAAGATCGGAAAGAACTGCCCGAGTGTGGCCTTGATCAGAATGAGACAGGCGACGTCGGCAAGACAGCAGCCGATCCAGTAGCCGGCCGCCGACGCGAATCCGATGTAGTCGCCGAATCCGGCCTTGGCGTAGGCATAAATGCCGGCATCCAGCTCCGGTTTGCGCTGCGACAGCGACTGGAAAACGAGCGCCAGCATGAGCATGCCCGTCCCTGCGATGATCCATGCGATGATCGCACCGAAGGCGCCGGTGGCACGCCCGAAGGCCGCAGGCAGGGCGAAGATGCCGGATCCCACCATCGATCCGATCACAAGCGCGATCAACGCGTTGCGCGAAAGCTCTTGATTGGCCTCGTTCGACGAAGACGCCATGACGGAGAATGGTCTCCCAATCCGCAACGCGGCGATGGTCGCATCTGCCGACCGCCCCCTGCGGACGACCTTAGAAGTGTCTGCCACATGCGCACATCAGGGATTCTCTGTAGGTGGTGCGGGCAGAAAAATCAGCCGCCGCCCGGGGCTCCGCATGCCGTCTGCGGCGGGCTGGCCACAAGCACGACGCTGCCGCGGCAGAATTCACCGGCCTTGGCGAGCTCGGCGGCAAGGCGTCTGGCGTGCAGGATGGCTGCATCCTGATCTCGGCAGTCCTGTCCGATCCCGTCGGGAAAGAGGCCGTATCTGTCGGCGATGTGAAAGAAGAAGCGCATGGCATGGGTTAGATCGCGACCCGCGCCGGCTTCCAAGTGACAAAGCCGTAAGGAGCATACGCCAAAGGGCTTAGACGTCGTTCCAAGCTCTCGCATCGGTAATGTGCGGCATCTCTGCGATGCCCGCTGTTGCGACAGAGGGTAATTTCCACGGGCGGCATTCGGGTGATTGTCCGATGCCTTTCCGGAAGCCCGAGGATTAGCGTCGTCGCCCCGGCGAAGTCCAGAGGAGGCGGATGTGTCAAATTTCGATCAGAACCTGGCGGCGGCAGAGTCGGCTGGCGGCGCGTCTGCGGTGGACGCTGGCCTGCATGAATATATGCTGCGCATCTACGCACACATGGCCGCGGGCGTCGGCTTGACCGCCGTCGTGGCCTGGCTGACCTATCAGCTCACCGGCCCGGCGCTGCTGCAGAGCCCATTGATGTGGGTCTTCATTCTGGCGCCGCTGGGGCTGGTTTTCTTCATCGGCTCGCGCATCAATACGCTGTCCGTGTCGACGGCGCGGCTGCTGTTCTTCCTCTACGCCGCCTTGGTCGGCGTATCGCTCTCGACGTTGTTCCACATCTACACGAACTCGTCGATTGCCCGGGTCTTCTTCATTGCGGCCGCGAGTTTCGGAGCGCTCAGCGCCTTCGGGTATACGACGCGACGCGATCTCTCCGGGCTGGGCACGTTCCTGTTCATGGGGTTGATCGGCGTCATCATCGCAAGCCTGATCAACATCTTTCTGTCCTCGAGCGCACTTGACTGGCTGATCTCGATCGTTGGCGTCGGCGTATTTGCCGGGCTTACGGCCTACGACACGCAGCGTATCAAGGCGATGTACGACAGCGCGGATGACCATACCGCTGCGGGTCGCAAGTCGGTCATCGCGGCGCTGTCGCTCTATCTGAACTTCATCAACCTCTTCATGATGCTGCTGCGGCTTGCGGGCGGCCGGCGCTGAGACAGGGAGGAACGGCGGCTTCAGGCCGCCGGCCGCTCTACTGCACTCGTCAGCGCATCGCGGAGGAGTTTTTCCTTCGTCTCGTCGAGTGACGTCTTGAGCACGACGCCGCCAGCGCTCTTGATCTCGTTGATCACCTTGTCCGCCGTCATGTGCTTGATCAGGACGAACAAGGCCGCGTTGCCGGGCTGGAGGCTGGTCGACAAGCTCTTCATGAAGGCGTCGTCGATGCCGAAGTCCGAGAGCGCGCCGCCGAGCGCGCCGGACGCGGCGCCCACCGCGACTCCGAGGATTGGGTTCAGGAACAGGACGCCGATGAGAAGGCCCCAGAAGCTTCCCGTCATTGCGCCCATCGCAGTGGTATTGACGAGTTGATTGAGCTTGATGCCGCCCGCGTCCGTCTTCACGGCAATCACGGCGTCGCTGATTGTGATCAGATATTCCTTCTGCAGCTTGAATAGCTGCTGGCGCACTTCTTCTGCCTTTGCTTCCGACGGATACACGATCGCGACAAGATCGGACATTGACACCTCCCGTTGATCCAAATGCGAACCGGAGCAGTCGAAGCTACCGTGCAAGGAGACCTGCCGCGATTGGAGGAAACCCCGGACGTTGGCGGAGGAATGTCCCGATGGGGCAGGGACGGTTGCGGCATTCAGGCCGAATCCGGGTGGCGTACGACAACCAACAGCGCGTCATTTACGCCGCCCGGCCGATATCGGACTGAGCGCTGCCGTCAGCGGCGGCGATTTTGCACGCAGGTGCCCTGCCGTCCGCTCACCGATGCGCGGCATTGGGAACGGGTCTCATACATGCAGTTGAGCATTCCCTTGATCTTCGAGCACCATGCCAGATCCTGCGCTTGTACGGGCGTCGACGGGCCCATCGCGCTGAGCGCAATGAAGACGGCGGCGGACAGCAAAGCCAGCTTTCTCATGTCGATCCTCCTAAGGTCGTGTGAATCATTCGGAGCCTGAGCGGCCGGTTCCCTTGCCACCTGCTGCTTTGGCGAGAGCGCCGCGGCGGGAGCAGGTGCAGCCTTAATGCACCGCTTGCGGCGTCCCCGGTATCGGGTGATTGCCTGACGTTGCCCTGGGAATCTTCTGACCGCTGCCGGAAGGTTCTCCGGACCACGATTGCATCGGTGATCGCTCAGTAGATTTACCGATGGAAGGGAGATGATCTATCGACAAGATCGTCGGTGGAGCAGTTGACCGATGATCATGTCATGCCGATGCGGCCGCTGAATATCGCGCTTGTCGCAGCGGTCGCCACGCTGCTGGTTGCCGCTTGTGAAAGGGACCCGGTGGAGGATACGTCCCCGGCGCCACGTCCGGTTCGCACGACCACCGTCGAGAAGCGCGAGCAGCTGACGCCGTTCACGTTCACCGGGCGCATCGAGGCGGAGGACGAGGTAAGCATTGCATTTCGAATCGGCGGGCGGCTGCTTTCGAACAGCACCCGGCTTGGTGATCGCGTCCAGGCCGGCCAGCTTCTGGCGCAACTGGAATCGCAGAACGAAGCGAACGCGCTACGCCAGGCGCAGGCGGCGCTTGCTGCTGCGCAAGGCCAGCTCATTCAGGCCCGCAATCATTTCGAGCGTCAGCAGACGCTGCTGGCGCAGGGCTGGACCACCCGCGCCAACTTCGAAGCCGCGACGCAGGCGCAGCAGACCGCCCAATCGCAGCTCGATATGGCCGAAGCCCAGTTGAGCGCCGCCCAC includes:
- a CDS encoding efflux RND transporter periplasmic adaptor subunit — its product is MNLADVRLGLLAASLVTLLAGEPARPQPAPPAPAVGVVEAAQRPITESSEFLGRIEAINQVNIAARVTAFLEQRLFTEGAEIRKGEQLYRLERGPFEADVAAKQAQVAQLEATLENAKLTTERARTLLGGPAGQQSTYDAALASQRSLEAQVKAAQAQVQASQINLDYTIISAPIDGKIGRTAVTEGNIVSPNSGVLTTIVSQDPMYVTFPVPLRQGLELRERYGPQGGLEAVTIRLRLPDGRMYGQSGKLNFVDNTIAQNTDTITVRGEIANPILRAPSAAGVTVHELTNGEFVTVVLEGVQPIEVLAIPRSAVLSDQRGDYVLVVGANDKAEQRRIQLGQSTPTIAAVISGLTAGDKVIAEGLQRVRAGQTISPEPASPLILSSMKDSTGEAAPQGARAPLPRTPKGGSQ
- a CDS encoding HdeD family acid-resistance protein, producing MTVYDSRGSLDAVVAPPLWVCALLGVVLIAAGLLALGDLAFATVVSVKLIGLIAIAAGAFEIAHAFWTKGWGGFLWQVVLGALYLAFGVVLLTQPVSGALILTYFLGAVLFASGVIRCVLSFAYWRQNGWMMLISGVFAVIAGVLVLFGFPTISAWALGFLLGVDLIAHGLAWLLYALQSVRTTG
- a CDS encoding DUF992 domain-containing protein encodes the protein MQALRYLAAIGASVVLCAVTSPAQAERFRVGRLLCSSEPRVGLVLGSTQALRCVFNALRPPRQYVYEGRIRRVGVDIGVTSAGALSWAVFARNSRIGPGTLRGSYVGASGNFAFGPGLGANVLVGGSRRSVMLQPISVERSIGLNLAAGVTHLTLGPRGGL
- a CDS encoding AI-2E family transporter, coding for MRSEEYRELPRHENAADEPGEAGRPSLLAVGLTLLAAGVALFLIWQMVSSLLIVFAGVLFAAFLDALARALAPVLPLKRAWRLTLVVLLLSALSCFGLAWGARKLPEQTRLLLKVMDAQVDLLQEHLLSYGVDLLGPEWGRDFAQWLFADQGRFFSHAQFLLGGASSLLTAVLVILFLGILFAFDPTGHRESVIALVRHSHRARARAVMDEMGNVMRLWFVGQLIRIMLMTLCVWLALYLIGLPGPFVLGLQAGLSNFIPYLGPIVAAIPIALVAMPLGASLLIWAVAVYTIIQSIEGYVIGPLIQRQAVETPPAWTLVAIVLLGAQFGVMGVAVAMPLVAIGRVAIVRFYVEDYLGGGPKPRSIASEQP
- a CDS encoding basic amino acid/polyamine antiporter yields the protein MASSSNEANQELSRNALIALVIGSMVGSGIFALPAAFGRATGAFGAIIAWIIAGTGMLMLALVFQSLSQRKPELDAGIYAYAKAGFGDYIGFASAAGYWIGCCLADVACLILIKATLGQFFPIFGDGTTPTAIASATLLLWSVHFLVLRGIRGAARLNTIATFAKIVPILLFIVVAAFVLDRDLLVQNFWGTEPPNLQQVLSQVRSTMLLTVFVFVGVEGASVYSRYARNRADIGIATVVGFLSVLCLLVLVTLLSYGVLPRSELADLSTPSMAGVMESMVGRWGSVFISLALLISILGNYLSWSLLAAEILHSAAMHHTMPSFLARENANKVPVGALWLTNCVIQAFLLVSWFAEYAFTLALKMTSAMTLIPYVLVAAYGLKLASTGETYYAGERARTTDWIRAAVATLYAAAMIYAGGPKFLLLSSILYAPGTLLFLMAKRERKESTFTRTEAILFAAVAIAAAGGVYGLAVGAISI
- a CDS encoding DUF6894 family protein, with the translated sequence MRELGTTSKPFGVCSLRLCHLEAGAGRDLTHAMRFFFHIADRYGLFPDGIGQDCRDQDAAILHARRLAAELAKAGEFCRGSVVLVASPPQTACGAPGGG
- a CDS encoding Bax inhibitor-1/YccA family protein → MSNFDQNLAAAESAGGASAVDAGLHEYMLRIYAHMAAGVGLTAVVAWLTYQLTGPALLQSPLMWVFILAPLGLVFFIGSRINTLSVSTARLLFFLYAALVGVSLSTLFHIYTNSSIARVFFIAAASFGALSAFGYTTRRDLSGLGTFLFMGLIGVIIASLINIFLSSSALDWLISIVGVGVFAGLTAYDTQRIKAMYDSADDHTAAGRKSVIAALSLYLNFINLFMMLLRLAGGRR
- a CDS encoding DUF1269 domain-containing protein, which gives rise to MSDLVAIVYPSEAKAEEVRQQLFKLQKEYLITISDAVIAVKTDAGGIKLNQLVNTTAMGAMTGSFWGLLIGVLFLNPILGVAVGAASGALGGALSDFGIDDAFMKSLSTSLQPGNAALFVLIKHMTADKVINEIKSAGGVVLKTSLDETKEKLLRDALTSAVERPAA
- a CDS encoding DUF3551 domain-containing protein, yielding MRKLALLSAAVFIALSAMGPSTPVQAQDLAWCSKIKGMLNCMYETRSQCRASVSGRQGTCVQNRRR